From a single Pseudalkalibacillus hwajinpoensis genomic region:
- a CDS encoding cysteine desulfurase, with amino-acid sequence MNVQDIRKQFPILHQEVNGKPLVYLDSAATSQKPVQVIDAVESYYKEINSNVHRGVHTLGTHATDAYEGAREKVREFIHASSTEEVIFTRGTTTALNMVASSYGRSNLQEGDEVVITPMEHHSNIIPWQQVVKATGATLKYIPLQKDGTIALEDVERTVTANTKIVSVMQVSNVLGTINPIKEIAAIAHRNGAVMVVDGAQSTPHMTIDVQDLDCDFFALSGHKMCGPTGIGVLYGKRHLLENMEPFEFGGEMIDFVGLYDSTWKELPWKFEGGTPIIAGAVGLGAAIDFLNEVGMDNIQQHESHLAKYAIQQLSTIEGVSIYGPEKRAGVVTFNSDEVHPHDVATVLDTEGIAVRAGHHCAQPLMKWLEVTATARASFYLYNTEEDVDAFVAGLRKAKEFFGHVF; translated from the coding sequence ATGAATGTCCAGGACATTCGCAAGCAGTTTCCCATTTTGCACCAGGAGGTGAATGGGAAACCTCTTGTATACCTTGATAGTGCAGCAACGTCTCAGAAACCAGTTCAAGTCATTGATGCAGTGGAGAGTTACTACAAGGAAATTAATTCAAACGTTCACCGTGGAGTTCATACACTTGGTACACATGCAACAGATGCTTATGAAGGTGCGCGTGAGAAAGTCCGTGAATTCATACATGCTTCTTCAACAGAAGAAGTGATCTTTACAAGAGGAACGACTACAGCCCTGAATATGGTGGCATCAAGCTATGGACGTTCAAACCTTCAAGAAGGTGACGAGGTTGTCATCACACCGATGGAGCACCACAGTAACATCATTCCGTGGCAGCAGGTTGTGAAAGCAACGGGCGCTACTCTTAAATATATTCCTCTTCAGAAGGACGGAACAATTGCGCTAGAGGATGTCGAAAGAACTGTAACAGCTAACACGAAAATTGTATCTGTTATGCAGGTTTCTAACGTACTAGGCACAATCAATCCGATTAAAGAAATTGCAGCGATTGCTCATCGTAATGGAGCTGTGATGGTTGTAGACGGTGCTCAGAGCACCCCGCATATGACCATTGATGTGCAGGATCTCGATTGTGATTTCTTCGCATTATCAGGTCACAAAATGTGTGGGCCGACTGGAATAGGCGTGCTTTATGGGAAGAGACATCTTCTTGAAAACATGGAGCCGTTTGAATTTGGCGGAGAAATGATTGATTTTGTCGGCCTTTATGACTCAACATGGAAAGAACTACCGTGGAAATTCGAAGGCGGAACCCCGATTATTGCGGGAGCTGTTGGACTTGGAGCTGCGATCGATTTTTTAAATGAAGTTGGCATGGATAACATCCAACAGCATGAATCGCATCTTGCTAAGTATGCAATCCAACAGCTATCGACAATTGAAGGTGTATCCATTTATGGACCAGAAAAGCGCGCAGGCGTTGTAACGTTTAATAGTGACGAAGTTCATCCACACGATGTGGCAACCGTTCTCGACACAGAAGGCATCGCCGTGCGCGCCGGACATCATTGTGCACAGCCGCTGATGAAGTGGCTTGAAGTAACGGCTACAGCGCGTGCTAGCTTCTATTTATACAATACGGAAGAAGACGTTGATGCATTCGTAGCCGGATTACGAAAAGCAAAGGAGTTTTTCGGTCATGTCTTTTAA
- the sufU gene encoding Fe-S cluster assembly sulfur transfer protein SufU codes for MSFNNLDQLYRQVIMDHYKNPRNKGELEEGDLKINMNNPTCGDTIQLQLKVDDGKISDAKFIGEGCSISLASASMMTQSVKGLEVDEALKLSRIFSDMMQGKDYDEEDFDLGDIEALQGVSKFPARIKCATLSWKAMEKGFKEQTDQA; via the coding sequence ATGTCTTTTAACAACCTTGACCAGTTATATCGACAGGTTATTATGGATCATTATAAAAATCCAAGAAATAAAGGGGAGCTTGAAGAAGGCGACCTTAAGATCAATATGAACAATCCTACATGTGGAGATACCATTCAGCTGCAGCTGAAAGTGGATGATGGGAAGATTTCCGATGCGAAGTTTATTGGAGAAGGTTGCTCTATAAGCCTGGCATCTGCATCCATGATGACGCAGTCTGTTAAAGGACTTGAAGTCGATGAGGCATTGAAATTATCCCGAATTTTCTCTGATATGATGCAGGGCAAGGATTATGATGAAGAAGATTTTGACCTTGGCGACATTGAAGCACTTCAGGGCGTTTCGAAGTTTCCTGCCCGTATTAAATGTGCAACACTCTCCTGGAAAGCGATGGAAAAAGGTTTTAAGGAACAGACTGACCAGGCTTAA
- the sufB gene encoding Fe-S cluster assembly protein SufB: MAKKMPEVGEYQYGFSDKDVSIFRSERGLTPEIVKEISRMKEEPQWMLDFRLKSLEHFYNMPMPQWGGNLADLDFDEITYYVKPSERSERSWDEVPEEIKATFDKLGIPEAEQKYLAGVSAQYESEVVYHNMQEDLENMGIIFKDTDTALKENEDLFKEYFAKTIPPTDNKFSALNSAVWSGGSFIYVPKGVKVDTPLQAYFRINSENMGQFERTLIIADEGSSVHYVEGCTAPVYTTNSLHSAVVEIIVKKDAYCRYTTIQNWANNVFNLVTKRAVAEENATMEWIDGNIGSKLTMKYPAVILKGEGARGMTLSIALAGKGQHQDAGAKMIHLAPNTSSTIVSKSISKQGGKVTYRGIVHFGRKAEGARSNVECDTLIMDNESTSDTIPYNEILNDNISLEHEAKVSKVSEEQLFYLMSRGVSEEEATEMIVMGFIEPFTKELPMEYAVEMNRLIKFEMEGSIG, encoded by the coding sequence ATGGCTAAAAAAATGCCTGAAGTTGGCGAATACCAATATGGTTTTAGTGATAAAGACGTATCCATTTTCCGTTCAGAGCGTGGTTTAACCCCTGAAATCGTTAAAGAAATTTCCCGAATGAAGGAAGAACCACAATGGATGCTTGACTTCCGTTTGAAATCGCTTGAGCATTTCTACAACATGCCTATGCCTCAATGGGGTGGAAATCTTGCTGATCTTGATTTTGATGAAATTACGTACTACGTAAAACCATCTGAGAGATCCGAAAGATCATGGGATGAAGTACCGGAAGAAATTAAAGCTACTTTCGATAAGCTTGGGATTCCTGAAGCAGAACAAAAATACCTTGCAGGTGTTTCTGCACAGTATGAATCTGAAGTGGTTTACCACAACATGCAAGAAGATCTAGAGAACATGGGAATTATTTTTAAAGATACTGATACAGCTCTTAAAGAAAATGAAGATCTTTTCAAGGAGTATTTTGCAAAAACAATACCTCCCACAGATAATAAGTTCTCTGCTCTTAACTCTGCTGTATGGTCGGGTGGATCGTTCATTTACGTTCCTAAAGGTGTAAAAGTGGATACGCCTCTTCAAGCGTATTTCCGCATTAACTCTGAAAACATGGGACAATTTGAACGTACACTTATTATTGCAGATGAAGGATCTTCTGTGCATTACGTTGAAGGGTGTACGGCGCCAGTTTACACTACAAACTCACTTCATAGTGCAGTTGTTGAGATCATTGTTAAGAAGGATGCGTATTGCCGCTATACAACCATTCAGAACTGGGCAAACAACGTATTTAACCTTGTTACGAAGCGTGCCGTTGCTGAAGAAAATGCAACAATGGAATGGATCGATGGAAACATTGGTTCGAAACTGACAATGAAGTATCCAGCTGTCATTCTTAAAGGGGAAGGCGCACGTGGAATGACCCTTTCAATCGCTCTTGCGGGGAAAGGGCAGCATCAGGATGCAGGCGCTAAGATGATTCATTTAGCACCAAACACATCTTCAACGATTGTTTCGAAATCTATTTCCAAGCAAGGCGGTAAAGTAACATACCGCGGTATCGTTCACTTTGGTCGTAAAGCTGAAGGCGCTCGTTCGAACGTTGAGTGCGATACGCTCATTATGGATAACGAATCAACTTCTGATACAATTCCTTACAATGAAATTCTTAATGATAACATTTCCCTTGAACATGAAGCGAAAGTATCTAAGGTTTCTGAAGAACAGCTCTTCTATTTGATGAGCCGAGGCGTATCTGAAGAAGAAGCCACTGAAATGATCGTAATGGGCTTTATCGAGCCATTTACGAAAGAACTTCCTATGGAATATGCGGTTGAAATGAACCGTCTTATTAAATTCGAAATGGAAGGCTCGATCGGATAA
- a CDS encoding DUF72 domain-containing protein: MIYIGVTGWGDHDVLYPPGVKSNEKLSIYGSHFPAVEVDSSFYAVQPIRNFQKWADETPEDFRFVVKAYQGMTGHQRGDVPFETREEMFQAFKESLVPIQRAGKLAMVLFQFPPWFDVNKENVNILRDCKQRMGDIPCAVEFRHQSWYHESFKDKTLSFLEEQGFIHTICDEPQAGDGSIPLVMETLHNDHVLVRLHGRNQNGWTNPGNRHNWREVRYLYDYNDEELLEWKQRIEELKEKCKDVFILFNNNSGGHAAENAKKMIKMLDIHYTNLNPKQLDLFDE; encoded by the coding sequence ATGATTTACATAGGCGTGACAGGTTGGGGAGATCATGATGTCTTATACCCACCTGGTGTGAAAAGTAATGAGAAACTTTCAATATATGGCTCGCATTTTCCGGCAGTGGAAGTGGACTCCTCTTTTTATGCGGTTCAACCAATCAGGAATTTTCAGAAGTGGGCAGATGAAACCCCTGAAGACTTCCGCTTCGTTGTGAAGGCTTATCAGGGTATGACAGGGCATCAGCGTGGGGACGTACCTTTTGAAACGAGAGAAGAAATGTTTCAAGCATTTAAGGAATCCCTTGTACCCATTCAACGTGCAGGTAAGCTTGCCATGGTGCTTTTTCAATTTCCTCCATGGTTTGATGTGAACAAAGAAAACGTGAATATACTAAGAGACTGTAAACAGCGAATGGGGGACATCCCATGCGCTGTTGAGTTTCGTCATCAGTCCTGGTATCATGAATCGTTCAAAGACAAAACGCTTTCGTTTCTTGAAGAGCAAGGGTTTATTCATACAATCTGTGATGAGCCACAGGCAGGTGATGGATCGATTCCATTAGTTATGGAAACTCTTCATAATGATCACGTGCTTGTGCGCCTTCATGGACGTAATCAAAATGGCTGGACAAATCCTGGTAACCGACATAACTGGAGAGAAGTGCGCTACTTGTATGATTACAATGACGAAGAATTATTAGAGTGGAAACAGCGTATAGAAGAGCTTAAAGAAAAATGCAAAGATGTTTTCATTTTGTTCAACAATAATTCAGGTGGACATGCAGCTGAAAATGCAAAAAAAATGATTAAAATGTTGGACATTCACTACACGAATTTAAATCCAAAGCAACTCGATCTCTTCGATGAATAA
- a CDS encoding sulfite exporter TauE/SafE family protein: MVPWILLFFIGLAAGTIGSLVGLGGGIIIVPVLLIIDQYTSWLPDLSPQMIVGSSIVVLVAIGLSSTLAYMKKKSVDYKSGALFFLGSGPGAIIGAWFNKFIQVDYFSIYFGVFMVLVSILLMVRNHLRPMKIDGQFLRIFNDPEGNEISYRYSALAAVIVSFLVGIISGLFGIGGGSLMVPAMILLFGFPTTIAVATSMFMIFLSSITGTLAHLALGNVQVFLLLGLIPGAWIGAKCGSFINQKLSDHTVVVILRWMLIIVGIRLIWQGTMG, from the coding sequence ATGGTACCCTGGATTCTATTATTTTTCATTGGCCTTGCAGCTGGAACAATCGGAAGCCTTGTTGGTCTTGGCGGCGGCATCATTATCGTGCCTGTTCTTCTTATTATAGATCAGTATACAAGCTGGCTGCCGGATCTATCTCCACAGATGATAGTGGGTAGCTCGATTGTTGTCCTTGTTGCGATTGGTCTCTCTTCAACCCTTGCTTATATGAAGAAGAAAAGCGTTGATTATAAAAGTGGGGCGCTTTTTTTTCTCGGAAGCGGTCCAGGTGCTATTATAGGCGCATGGTTTAATAAATTTATTCAGGTAGATTATTTTTCCATTTATTTCGGGGTATTTATGGTGCTTGTTTCCATATTATTAATGGTAAGGAATCATTTACGTCCAATGAAAATAGATGGGCAGTTCCTTCGCATATTTAATGATCCTGAAGGTAATGAAATAAGCTATCGATATTCTGCACTGGCAGCTGTCATCGTTTCATTCCTTGTGGGGATTATCTCTGGTTTATTTGGCATTGGTGGAGGTTCCTTGATGGTACCGGCTATGATTTTGCTGTTTGGTTTTCCAACGACAATTGCTGTCGCAACCTCCATGTTTATGATTTTTCTTTCAAGTATAACCGGTACACTAGCCCATTTAGCACTTGGAAACGTTCAAGTTTTTTTGCTGCTTGGATTGATTCCTGGTGCATGGATTGGTGCTAAATGCGGATCATTTATAAATCAGAAGCTATCTGATCATACAGTAGTTGTTATTTTAAGATGGATGCTAATTATCGTTGGTATTCGATTGATCTGGCAGGGAACGATGGGGTAA
- a CDS encoding bifunctional metallophosphatase/5'-nucleotidase, whose amino-acid sequence MTSKTLHFYYTNDLHSHFENWAKVSSYLKEKKRWHDLNGTSCLLLDLGDHSDKVHPITEGTVGKGNVKLLNDLEFDYATIGNNEGITFSKQELEALYTEATFQVIVANLYHQDGTRPSWAIPYTIHELDGVKVGIIGITIPYEQFYSLLGWSIQAPLTMLQELVNDVSNQADVVMLMSHMGLGNDEQIAREINGIDVIIGAHTHHVLKHGMMVKDTLITQAGKNGNYVGEVTLCYDSESKEVTEKEAYAVSIRHRKEDQETKDIIDQLSTNAQSLLEEVVCRLEQPLEAEWFKRSVLPDELAAALREWCDADIGMINSGMLLDGLAEGNVSREDLHRICPHPVNPCKVILKGTELKEIISHSMSDELVNLSFKGLGFRGEVMGIMAFDGLEVKTVMMEDGLHHVTDVLHNGNHLSSDKEYAVATADMFTFGKFYPQMKHAKKKYYLPEMLRDLLAYRLENRY is encoded by the coding sequence ATGACTTCTAAAACGCTACATTTTTATTATACAAACGACCTTCATAGTCACTTTGAGAACTGGGCAAAAGTCTCGTCTTATTTGAAAGAGAAAAAGAGATGGCATGACCTTAATGGAACATCCTGCTTACTTTTGGATCTTGGCGATCATTCTGATAAAGTTCATCCCATTACAGAAGGTACGGTTGGTAAAGGCAATGTTAAGTTGTTGAATGACCTTGAATTTGATTATGCTACAATCGGTAACAATGAGGGCATTACATTTTCCAAACAGGAACTGGAAGCGCTCTATACAGAAGCGACATTTCAGGTCATTGTAGCTAATCTCTATCATCAGGATGGGACTAGACCTTCCTGGGCAATTCCCTACACGATCCATGAGCTAGATGGAGTAAAGGTAGGGATCATTGGAATTACAATACCATATGAGCAATTCTATTCTCTTCTCGGATGGTCCATTCAAGCTCCTTTAACGATGCTTCAGGAGCTTGTTAATGATGTGAGTAATCAAGCAGATGTCGTAATGCTAATGTCGCACATGGGGCTTGGAAACGATGAACAAATCGCAAGGGAAATCAACGGCATCGATGTGATTATAGGTGCTCATACTCATCATGTCCTGAAACATGGGATGATGGTCAAGGACACTCTCATCACTCAGGCTGGGAAAAATGGAAATTACGTAGGAGAGGTTACGCTTTGCTACGATTCAGAAAGTAAGGAAGTAACTGAGAAAGAGGCTTATGCCGTCTCGATTCGTCATCGTAAAGAAGACCAGGAGACAAAGGATATTATAGATCAACTGAGTACGAACGCTCAGTCACTGCTCGAGGAGGTTGTTTGCAGACTGGAGCAGCCCCTTGAAGCAGAATGGTTTAAACGCTCAGTGCTCCCTGATGAACTAGCAGCAGCTTTAAGAGAATGGTGTGATGCTGACATAGGAATGATCAATTCAGGGATGCTTCTTGATGGATTAGCAGAAGGCAATGTTTCGAGGGAAGATCTTCACCGCATTTGTCCTCATCCTGTGAATCCCTGTAAAGTTATTCTTAAAGGAACTGAACTTAAAGAAATCATATCACATTCGATGTCAGATGAACTTGTAAACTTGAGTTTTAAAGGACTTGGCTTTCGAGGAGAAGTGATGGGGATCATGGCCTTTGACGGGCTAGAAGTCAAAACGGTGATGATGGAGGATGGACTTCACCACGTAACGGACGTGCTTCATAATGGGAATCACTTATCAAGTGATAAAGAATATGCTGTCGCAACAGCCGATATGTTTACGTTCGGAAAATTCTATCCACAGATGAAGCATGCCAAAAAGAAATACTATCTCCCAGAAATGCTAAGAGATCTTCTAGCCTATAGACTTGAAAATCGCTATTAA
- a CDS encoding YunC family protein: MITMTPIMIDGHPFTAVSMQLPKTNFLAVMNENGYIMCGALDIALLNEKLSERKIIAGRAVGVRSIEQLLEAPLESVTLEAEARGITVGTKGRDAMLKMM; encoded by the coding sequence ATGATCACTATGACACCGATCATGATTGACGGTCATCCATTTACAGCAGTAAGCATGCAGCTTCCGAAAACAAATTTTCTTGCAGTCATGAATGAGAATGGTTATATTATGTGCGGAGCACTTGATATTGCCTTACTTAATGAGAAGTTGAGTGAACGGAAAATCATTGCGGGGAGAGCTGTAGGAGTTCGGTCGATTGAACAACTGCTAGAAGCACCGCTTGAGTCAGTTACACTTGAAGCGGAGGCAAGAGGCATCACGGTTGGTACAAAAGGAAGAGATGCCATGCTTAAGATGATGTGA
- the yunB gene encoding sporulation protein YunB has protein sequence MFRTRRKFFRKGPLPFRYVFIISFILFIFMTVQGLWIVEKGIKPTLIEIARTETNRIATLAINQAINQKIVEEVDNYQETLITEVKDDQGQVVLVQINQRAVSQVLAQSTDKVQKFLKSVEDGKIDYWAEQNGVELEVDEDTPVNTGIIHYIPIGQAFNNTLLANFGPKVPVRFTAIGEVKSDIKHKIEPVGINNIWVDIRVHIEVNVKIVIPFASDSDVVTTDIPVIATIIKGEVPNFYNNGSGEGLPNPSIEMSEME, from the coding sequence TTGTTTCGAACTCGAAGAAAATTCTTTAGAAAGGGTCCACTTCCCTTTCGATACGTTTTTATCATCTCCTTCATCCTTTTCATCTTCATGACTGTCCAGGGTCTCTGGATTGTTGAAAAGGGAATTAAACCGACGCTCATTGAGATTGCTCGCACGGAAACAAATCGTATTGCCACTCTTGCAATAAACCAGGCAATCAATCAAAAAATTGTGGAAGAAGTAGATAATTACCAGGAGACGCTGATTACAGAAGTGAAAGATGATCAAGGGCAGGTTGTACTGGTGCAAATTAACCAGCGAGCTGTAAGTCAGGTACTTGCACAGTCGACCGACAAAGTCCAGAAATTCTTAAAGAGTGTAGAAGATGGTAAGATAGACTATTGGGCAGAGCAAAATGGAGTGGAGCTTGAAGTTGATGAGGATACCCCTGTAAACACAGGGATTATACATTATATCCCAATCGGTCAGGCGTTTAATAATACATTATTAGCCAATTTCGGACCAAAAGTTCCCGTCCGTTTTACTGCTATTGGAGAAGTGAAATCCGATATTAAGCATAAAATTGAGCCTGTTGGCATTAACAATATTTGGGTCGATATTCGAGTTCACATTGAAGTGAATGTTAAAATAGTTATTCCCTTCGCTAGTGATTCAGATGTTGTAACGACTGATATACCTGTTATTGCGACGATTATTAAAGGTGAAGTTCCAAACTTCTATAACAATGGATCTGGAGAGGGACTTCCAAATCCATCAATAGAAATGAGTGAAATGGAATAA
- a CDS encoding Na+/H+ antiporter NhaC family protein, translating to MENSILSIIPPLVALLMVVVTRKVLPSLGVGIILGALMINDWSITSSAKEIYTIVKGIVIDSESGGLNTWNMYIIFFLLLLGMMTAFISISGGSRAFGEWAMKRVKTRVGAQVVTAVFGIIIFIDDYFNSLAVGNVSRPITDRHKVSRAKLAYIIDSTAAPMCIISPISSWGAYIIALIGGVLATHSITGVGALEAFVRMIPMNLYAIFALAMVFFVSYFDINLKAMRVHEDRAQRSGEVLDPEKGAVPGETTGLPESEKGKVADLAWPIIMLIAGTVTFMIVTGIQAVSGTETAVTALTIFENTDVASSLLYGGLIGLATSLIFFFAKRMDGAVFGKGIWEGIKSMLPAIYILFFAWTLIEIIGSLGTGEYLAGLVDQHINIGFLPAILFLLAGVMAFATGTSWGTFGIMLPIAGEIAAATDPTYMLPVLAAVLAGAVFGDHCSPISDTTILSSTGAGSHHIDHVMTQLPYALLVAGISLIGYLVLGFTSSVIIGLLTTLILFALLVFMLKTKYANRTVEVAKD from the coding sequence GTGGAGAACTCAATATTATCTATTATTCCGCCACTCGTCGCGTTACTGATGGTTGTAGTAACTAGGAAGGTGCTCCCGTCTTTAGGTGTAGGTATCATTCTAGGTGCACTAATGATTAATGACTGGAGCATCACAAGCTCTGCTAAAGAAATCTATACAATTGTAAAAGGCATTGTTATTGATTCCGAAAGCGGTGGATTAAATACTTGGAATATGTACATCATATTCTTTCTACTTCTATTAGGTATGATGACGGCCTTTATTTCGATTTCCGGTGGCAGCCGTGCTTTTGGCGAATGGGCTATGAAGCGTGTGAAAACGCGAGTAGGGGCTCAGGTGGTCACAGCTGTTTTTGGCATCATTATCTTCATTGATGATTACTTTAATTCGCTTGCTGTTGGAAACGTGAGCAGACCAATAACGGATCGACACAAAGTATCAAGAGCAAAGCTTGCTTATATTATTGACTCAACTGCAGCACCAATGTGTATCATTTCTCCTATTTCAAGCTGGGGTGCATACATTATTGCACTTATTGGTGGCGTTCTTGCAACACATAGTATTACAGGAGTAGGAGCACTTGAAGCATTCGTCAGAATGATTCCGATGAACTTGTATGCGATATTTGCACTTGCGATGGTCTTCTTTGTCAGTTATTTCGATATTAATTTGAAAGCAATGAGAGTGCATGAAGACCGTGCACAACGTTCAGGAGAAGTGCTTGATCCAGAAAAAGGTGCAGTACCAGGCGAAACAACCGGTTTACCTGAAAGTGAAAAAGGAAAAGTCGCTGACCTTGCGTGGCCAATTATTATGTTAATCGCGGGTACAGTTACGTTTATGATCGTGACAGGTATTCAGGCTGTAAGTGGTACTGAAACAGCGGTTACTGCCTTAACTATTTTTGAAAATACCGATGTTGCTTCCTCACTTCTTTATGGAGGATTAATTGGTCTAGCGACATCACTGATTTTCTTTTTTGCGAAACGAATGGATGGCGCTGTTTTTGGAAAAGGGATTTGGGAAGGTATTAAGTCCATGCTTCCAGCTATATATATTCTTTTCTTCGCTTGGACGCTCATTGAAATCATTGGCTCACTGGGAACTGGAGAATACCTTGCTGGTCTTGTTGATCAGCACATCAACATTGGGTTTTTACCAGCTATTTTGTTTCTCCTTGCTGGTGTAATGGCATTTGCAACAGGTACATCATGGGGAACATTTGGAATTATGTTGCCAATTGCTGGTGAAATCGCTGCAGCCACCGATCCAACTTATATGCTCCCGGTACTGGCAGCTGTTCTTGCGGGCGCTGTGTTCGGTGATCACTGTTCACCAATTTCAGATACGACCATTCTTTCATCAACTGGAGCAGGAAGTCATCATATCGATCATGTGATGACACAGCTACCATATGCGCTACTTGTAGCTGGAATTTCTCTAATTGGTTATCTAGTACTAGGCTTTACAAGCAGTGTGATTATTGGACTTCTGACGACATTGATTCTATTTGCATTATTGGTGTTTATGCTTAAAACAAAATATGCCAATCGAACGGTTGAAGTAGCCAAAGATTAA
- a CDS encoding sodium-dependent transporter, which yields MENRAQWGSRAGFILAAVGSAIGLGNIWRFPAVAYDNGGGAFFIPYLFALLTAGIPILILEFTLGHKFRGSAPLSFFRMNKKTEWLGWWGVIVAFVISTYYAVIIAWAISYSYFAFNQSWGSDTEAFLFNDYLKLTVDPGQTGSLVPGVFIPLIAVWIITLGVLLAGVKKGIERANKIFIPTLIILFLIIVIRAVTLPGAAEGLNAFFTPNFESITSGSVWVAAYGQIFFSLSIAFAIMITYSSYLPKKSDITNNAFITGFGNSAFELLAGIGVFSALGFMAQQQGLGVEEVVSGGVGLAFVVFPQIINEFPALNGLFGFLFFASLVLAGLSSLISISETYVAGVSEKFGISRTKAVLIGGGIASLISILFATQGGLFFLDAADYFINQFGIAFVGLVEVVAVAWVLRELKDLESHANGISDIPLNYWWKACLGVITPLVLGYMMFDLFKTNLLRQFPTETGNYEGYSNGFILYSGWFVAGFAILVGILFSLKKWDAKVEQQKYKEVG from the coding sequence TTGGAAAATCGCGCACAGTGGGGTTCACGAGCTGGTTTTATTTTGGCCGCTGTAGGATCAGCAATAGGTCTAGGAAACATCTGGAGATTTCCGGCCGTTGCTTATGACAACGGTGGTGGGGCATTTTTTATACCTTATTTATTCGCATTATTAACAGCCGGAATCCCGATCTTAATATTAGAATTTACTCTGGGTCATAAATTTAGAGGATCTGCACCACTTTCATTCTTCAGAATGAATAAGAAAACAGAATGGCTCGGCTGGTGGGGCGTTATTGTTGCTTTCGTTATTTCAACCTATTATGCGGTCATTATTGCATGGGCGATCTCTTATAGCTACTTTGCTTTCAATCAAAGCTGGGGATCTGATACAGAAGCTTTCTTATTTAATGATTATTTGAAGCTTACTGTTGATCCTGGTCAAACAGGTAGCCTTGTACCTGGGGTCTTCATCCCACTCATAGCGGTATGGATCATCACACTTGGAGTGCTTCTTGCCGGTGTTAAAAAGGGAATTGAACGAGCGAATAAAATCTTTATTCCCACATTAATTATTCTGTTCTTAATTATTGTTATCCGAGCAGTCACGCTTCCAGGAGCTGCTGAAGGTCTAAACGCATTCTTTACACCGAACTTTGAAAGCATTACATCGGGAAGTGTATGGGTAGCGGCATATGGCCAGATTTTCTTCAGTTTATCAATTGCTTTTGCTATTATGATTACTTATTCGAGTTATCTACCTAAGAAATCGGATATTACAAACAACGCATTCATAACAGGTTTTGGTAACTCAGCATTCGAATTACTTGCTGGTATTGGGGTATTCTCTGCACTGGGTTTCATGGCTCAACAGCAGGGATTAGGTGTTGAGGAAGTTGTAAGCGGTGGAGTTGGACTTGCCTTTGTTGTCTTCCCACAAATTATTAACGAGTTCCCGGCGCTGAATGGATTATTCGGATTCCTATTCTTTGCATCTCTCGTACTTGCAGGACTGTCCTCATTGATTTCAATTTCAGAAACGTACGTTGCCGGAGTTTCTGAGAAATTCGGGATCTCTCGTACAAAAGCGGTTCTAATTGGTGGAGGAATCGCATCACTGATTTCGATCCTTTTTGCTACACAGGGTGGACTGTTCTTCCTTGATGCAGCCGATTACTTTATTAACCAGTTCGGAATTGCGTTTGTAGGACTTGTAGAGGTTGTCGCTGTCGCATGGGTACTTCGTGAGCTGAAAGATCTCGAATCGCATGCAAATGGCATTTCTGATATTCCATTGAATTACTGGTGGAAGGCATGTCTTGGGGTTATTACACCATTAGTTCTTGGTTACATGATGTTTGATCTATTCAAAACAAACCTTCTTCGTCAGTTCCCGACTGAAACTGGGAACTATGAAGGATACTCTAATGGCTTTATTTTATACAGCGGATGGTTTGTTGCCGGTTTCGCAATCCTGGTTGGAATTTTGTTCAGCTTGAAGAAATGGGATGCGAAAGTGGAGCAGCAGAAGTATAAGGAGGTAGGCTAA
- a CDS encoding methionine/alanine import family NSS transporter small subunit — MGGSAIFMMIIGMVIIWGGLTASILNAVRASKKQ; from the coding sequence ATGGGTGGAAGTGCAATCTTTATGATGATTATAGGTATGGTTATCATTTGGGGTGGTTTAACAGCAAGTATTTTAAATGCAGTGAGAGCATCTAAAAAACAATAA